A segment of the Streptomyces sp. L2 genome:
GAGCCCTGGGCCACCCGGAGGACCAGGGAGATCAGGTACGACAGCACGAGCACCGGCAGGCCCACGCCGTGGAAGGTGTCGGAGAGCGCCTGCGCGACCCCGCTCGCCTTCAGGACGGCGCCGAAGACCCCGCCCGCGCCGACCACCAGCAGGATATTGCCCACCGGCTTCAGCGACGCCGTCGACACCGTCTCCAGCGACTTGCGGGACCAGCCGCGCCGGATGCCGAGCAGGTAGTAGGCGAGGAGGAGGGCGAGGGTGAGGGCCACGAAGGGGTGGCCGGCGAACTCCAGTACCGAGCGGGTGGTGGAGGGGGCGAGCGCGACCGAGGAGAAGGTGGCGGCCAGGATCAGGACGAGCGGCGTACCGATGATGCCCAGGACCACGGAGAGCGGCACCGGCCGTTCCTGCCGTTCCCCGGGCCCCGCCTCCCCGGACTCCCCCGGCTCCCCCGCCGTACCGCGCTGCTCCGCCCGTACCGCCCGCTTGGCCTCCGCCGCCGCCTCGACCATGTCCTGCGGTACGTCGACGTGGATCCGCTTGCCGATCCAGGCGGCATAGGCCCAGGCGGCGAGCACGGCGGGGAGGCCGCAGACGACGCCCATGAGGACGATCCAGCCGAGCTGGACGTGCAGCAGGCCCGCGGCGGCGACCGGGCCGGGGTGCGGGGGCAGGAAGGCGTGGGTCATGGAGAGGCCGGCGAGGAGCGGAAGGCAGTACAGCAGGATGGACCTGCCCGAGCGCTTCGCCGCCGCGTAGACGATCGGGGCCAGCACGAAGATGCCGACGTCGAAGAAGACCGGTATGCCGAAGATCAGTCCCGTCAGGCCCATGGCGAGGGGGGCGCGCCGCTCCCCGAACAGGCCGAGCAGCCGGGAGGCCAATACCTCGGCGCCGCCGCTGACTTCGAGGATCGCGCCGAGCATCGTGCCGAGGCCGATGATGATGGCGACGTGGCCGAGGATGCCGCCCATGCCGGACTCGATGGTGGACACGGCGTCCGAGCGCTGCACGGTGCCGAAGAGTTCGGTGACCGACAGTCCCGCCAGCAGGCCGACGGTGATGGAGACGGCGAGCAGCGCCACGAACGGCTGGAGCCGGACCTTGATGATCAGGTAGAGCAGCAGGGCTATGCCGAGGGCGGCGACCGTGAGGAGGCCGGGAGTGCCGTCCACGAGGAGGAGCAGGCCGCCGGTGTGGGGCGGTGCCGGAGGTGCGGGGGCCGCGGCGAGCGGAAGCGGAAGGGGCATCGGGGGTCCTCTGGGTAAGTGCATCGTGCTTTCGGGCAGGGAGGATCGCGGCACGGCGCCCCGGAGGGTGCCGTGCCGTGTGCGATGTGCGGAGGTGCTGGTACCGGTGCTGGTGTTACGGGAGGGGACGCGTGGGATCAGCCGAGTACGGCGAGGGCGTCGATCTCGATGAGCAAGCCGGCCGGGAGACCGACGTAGACGGTGGTGCGGGCGGCGGGCGGCTGGGTGAGGCCCTGCTCCTCGAAGTACCGGTTGTAGATGTCGTTCATCTCGGCGAAGTGGTCGACGTCCGTCAGATAGACGCGGATCATCATCACGTCGTCCCAGGTCGCGCCGCCCTCTTCGAGGATCGCGCGGACGTTGGCGAGGGTCTGCGGGGTCTGCTCGCGCAGGGTGGGACCGGCGGGGGTGGGCGGCCTGCCCTCCTCGGCGGGCAGGAAGCCGACCTGGCCGGCGACCTGGAGGAGGTTGCCCTTCCGGACGCCGTGGGAGAACTTCGCGGGCGGGGTGGTGTGGGTGCTGGGGGTCAGGGCGACCTTGACCGTCCTGGCCGGCTCGGGCGTCGCGTCCGTCATTCGGGGTTCCTTACTGGTGTTCTGCCGGAGTACTCGCCGCTGATCTCGTCCGCCGTGCGGCGGACCTGCGGGAGGAGGGTGAGGAGTTCCTCGGCGGTGACGACGACGTTCGGCGCGGACACCGACATCGCGGCGACCACCCGGCCGTCGGCGCCGCGCACGGGGGCGGCGACGCAGTTGATGGACTCCTCGTGGCCGCCGAGGTCGGTGGCCCAGCCCTGTTCGCTGACCTGCGCCAGTTCCCTGAGGAAGGCGGCGGCGTTCGGTGTCGAACGGGGCGTGTACGTGGGGTAGTCGAGCTTCTCGGCCACCGCGCGGCGCTCGGGTTCGGGGAGGTCGGCGAGGAGGAGTTTCGCCACGGCGGCCACGGTGATCGCGACCGGTTTGCCGATCCTGGAGTACATGCGGACCGGGTAGCGGCTCTCCACCTTGTCGATGTAGAGGACCTCGCCCTCCTCGTACACGGCGAGGTGGACGGTGTGTCCGCACCGATCGTTGAGGCGGGCGAGGTGGGGGTGGGCGATCTCGCGGACGTCGAGGTTCTCCATCGCCTCCTGGGCGAGGGCGAAGAGGCGGGCGCCGAGGCGGTAGCGCTGGTCGGACTGGCGGTAGACCAGGCCGTGTTCGTGGAGGGTGCGCAGGAGGCGCAGGGCCGTGGACTTGTGGACGCCGAGGCGGTCGGCGACCTGGCCGAGGTCCGCGGGGCCCTCGGCGAGCAGGGGCAGGATGCTCAGGGCGCGGTCGACGGTCTGGCTCATGGTGTGCGTGCCTCCTCCGGAGCGGCCGGCCGGGGTGTCGGGGGGTCGGCTTGGGTCCAGCCGGGGCCGAGTCGCAGTCTCTCCCATGCGGGGGTGTCGAGGGCGGTGAGGCGGTCGGCGTGGGCGCGGGCGGGGGGTGCGGCGAGGTCGCCGGGGGTGGTGAGGGCGGCTGCGGCGTAGAGGTGGCCGAGGCGGAGGCGGGTGGGGAGGGGGAGGCCGCGGAGGGTTCCGGAGAGGACGCCGGCGGCGAAGGCGTCGCCCGCGCCGGGTGCTGCTACGACGGTGACCTCGGGCGCGCTGACAAAGGTGGCCGGCTGTGCTGCGGGCCGGGGGTGGGTCGCGCCACCCGGCGCGGTGGACTCCGTCGGGGTCGGCCGGGGGTGGGTCGCGCCACCCGGCGCGGTGGACTCCGTCAGGGTCGGCCGGGGGTGGGTCGCGCCACTCGGCGCGGTGGACTCCGTCAGGGTCGGCCGGGGGTGGGTCGCGCCACTCAGCGCGGTGGACTCCGTCAGGGTCGGCCGGGAGTCGGTCGCGCCACTCGGCGCCGGCGAGGTGCCGTCCGCGCCCACCCGTGCCGCCTGGGGGTCCCCCCAGGCGATCAAGGCACTGGGGGAGGCACGACTGCCCGCGGATCGACGACGTGGCGGGGCGCCGTGCGCGTCCGCGCGGGGCGACGCGGGCGAGGCAGCGAGCGCGTCCGCGCGGGGGGACGCGGGCGAGGTAGCGAGCGCGTCAGGGTGGGGGGACGCGGGCGAGGCAGCGAGCGCGTCCGCGCTGGGCGACGCGGGCGAGGCAGCGAGCGCGTCAGCGCTGGGCGACGCGGGCGAGGCAGCGAGCGCGTCAGCGCTGGGCGACGCGGGCGAGGCAGCGGGCGCGTCAGGGTGGGGGGACGCGGGTGCGGGGAGGGGGGCCGGGGGGTCGGTGATGTAGGCCGTGGCGCCCCTTGCTCCCTGTTTCACCACCAGGAGGAGTGGTTCGGGAAGGAGGGAGCGGATTTCGGCGGGGCCGCCGCCTACGCCCCAGGCCTGCTCTGCCTCGTCCTCGCCGATGAAGACGATGTCGGCGCGGCGGGCCAGGGTGAGGAGGAGGGCGGTGTCGGAGGGGGTGGGCCAGAGGGCCGGGCGGTAGTTGATGTCGAAGGAGATCAGGGGGCGGCCGGGGGCCGGGGAGGTCAGGTCCGTCAGCAGGGCCCGGCATTCGGGCGACAGCGCTGCCGTGATGCCGGTCAGGTGGAGGATCCGGGCCGCGCGGACCGCACGGAGGTCCACCGTGGCCGGGGACATCGCCGAGGCCGCCGAGCCCGCGCGGTAGTACGCGACCTCGTGGGTGCCGTCCGCCCGGTCGCCGGCGGTGCGGAAGTAGACGCCGGTCGGGCGGGCCGGGTCCCGGACGACGTGGCCGGTGTCGACGCCGTAGGAGCCGATCTCCGCCACCAGGTGGTCGCCGAAGCCGTCGGCTCCGACCCTGCTGACCCACCGGGCGGTGTGCCCCGCGGACGCCAGCACGCAGGCCACGTTGGACTCGGCGCCGCCGATGGCGCGGTCGAAGGAGGGCACGTCGGCGAGGCGGCCGGGCCGGGTGGGGAGGAACGTGACCATGGACTCGCCGAGGGCCACGACATCCACCACCTCGGGGGCGGAAGCAGCGCCGTAAGGAGCGTTGACGATGATGACTCCTTTCGGCACGGTGCCGTTGACCGGGACGTTGACCGGGTGTCGGCGAGATGCTAGACACCACAGAGCAGGCCATGCAACGCATGTTGCACATGCTGCAACGAAGACATCGGAGAGGGGTTCCATGCGCTCCACGCACACCACCGCGGTCGCGCTCGCCCGGCTGGCCGGGGAACGGGTCGGCCACCGCTTCAAGGGCCTCCCGCCGGACGCCGCCGGACTGACCGTCGGCGAGCTGGCGGCCCAGCGCCGCAATCTCTTCGACCCGGCGAGCGGCTTCACGACCCCCGTCCTCGCGCTGTCCGCCGAGCGGCTGGAGCACAACCTCGCGCTCATGGAGTCGTACGCGACCCGGCACGGCCTGACCTTCGCGCCGCACGGCAAGACCTCCATGGCCCCCCGGCTGTTCCACCGGCAGATCGAGCACGGGGCGTGGGGCATCACCCTCGCGGTGCCCCACCAGGTGCGGGTGGCACGGGAGTTCGGCATCCAGCGGGTCTTCCTGGGCAACGAGCTCGTGGACGCGGCCGCGCTGCGCTGGATCGCCGGCGAGCTGGCCGCCGACCCGGAGTTCCGCTTCGTCTGCTACGTCGACTCCGTGCGCGGCGTGGAACTGATGGACGCGGCCCTGCACGGCGCGGCCCGGCCGGTGGACGTCGTCGTGGAGCTGGGCGCGGGCGAGGGCGCGCGGACCGGGGTGCGGACGGAGGCGGAGGCCGCGGCCGTCGCGGACGCGGTGGCGGGCGTGGAGACGCTGCGGCTGGTGGGCGTGGCGGGGTACGAGGCCCAGGTGCCCGGCGCCGGTCCGGAGTCGGTGCGGGGCTGGCTGGAGCGGCTGGTGGCGCTCGCCGTCGAGTTCGACAAGGCCGGCCGGTTCGCGGGCGCCGGCGAGATCGTGGTGAGCGCCGGCGGCAGCGAGTGGTTCGACGTCGTCGCCGACGTGTTCGCCGGCATTCCCGCCATGTCCCTCCCGGTGCTGAAGCTGCTGCGCTCGGGGGCGTACGTCTCGCACGACGACCTGCACTACCGCCGGCTGACCCCGTTCAACCGGGTACCCGAGGAGGGCGCGCTGGAGCCGGCGTTCCGCCTGTGGGCGCAGGTCGTCTCGCGGCCCTCCCCCAGCCAGGCCTTCGTCAACGCGGGCAAGCGCGACGCGGCCTACGACCTCGGCGACCCGGTCGCCCAGGTGGTGCGCCGGGACGGCACCGAGCGGCCGGCGACCGGCATCGAGGTGACCGCCTTCTCCGACCAGCACCTCTGGCTGGGCACCGCCCCCGAGGCGGACGTCGAGGTCGGGGACTGGGTCGGCTTCGGTCTGTCCCACCCGTGCACGATCTTCGACAAGTGGCAGCTGATCCCGCTGGCCGAGGCGGACGGCACGGTGGTGGACTACATCCGTACGTTCTTCTAGGGCGCGCCGGGAGGCACCATGGAGGAGTTGGTCATCCGGGACGCGGACGTCGTCGACGGCAGCGGCGGGTACTCCTACCGAGCCGACGTGGTCGTCGACCGCGGCCGGATCGTCTCCATCGTCAAGGAGGCGGCGGCGGCCGGCTGTCTGCGGCCCAAGGCGATGCGGGAACTGGACGCCGAGGGGCTGGTGCTGGCGCCGGGCTTCATCGACATGCACGCCCACTCCGACCTCGCCCTGCTGCGCGACCCCGACCACAGCGCGAAGCTGGCGCAGGGCGTCACGCTGGAGGTGCTCGGCCAGGACGGGCTGTCGTACGCCCCGGTCGACGACCGCACGCGGGAGGAGGTCCGCCGGGCGATCACCGGCTGGAACGGGTACGGCGACGACCTGGACCTGGACTGGCGGAGCGTCGGCGAGTACCTGGACCGGCTGGACCACGGCTTCGACGGCCGCGGGATCGCCGTCAACGCCGCCTATCTGGTCCCGCAGGGCACGGTCCGCGCGCTCGCGGTCGGCTGGGAGGACCGGCCGGCGACGGCGCGGGAGCTGGACCGGATGCGGCAGCTGGTGGCGGAGGGGCTGGAGCAGGGCGCGGTCGGGCTGTCGTCCGGGCTGACGTACACGCCGGGCATGTACGCCGACGACGCCGAACTCACCGAGCTGTGCCGGGTGGTGGCCGGCTACGGCGGCTACTACTGCCCGCACCACCGCTCCTACGGCGCCGGCGCCCTGGAGGCCTACGCCGAGATGGTGGAGCTGACCCGGAAGGCGGGCTGTCCGCTGCACCTGGCCCACGCGACGATGAACTTCCGGGTGAACGAGGGCCGGGCGGCGGATCTGCTGGCCCTGCTGGACGAGGCCCTGGACACGGGCGCCGACATCACGCTGGACACCTACCCCTACACCCCCGGCTGCACCACCCTCGCCGCGCTGCTCCCGAGCTGGGCGAGCGAGGGCGGCCCGGAGCGGGTGCTGGCCCGGCTCACCGACCCGGCGACCGCCGAGCGGATCCGGCACGACCTGGAGGAGACCGGCTCCGACGGCTGCCACGGCGTGCCCGTGGAGTGGGAGACGGTCGAGATCTCCGGCGTGAGCGACCCGGCCCTGGCCGACGTCGTGGGCCGTACGGTCCAGGAGGCCGCCCGGTCGCGTGGCGAGGCGCCCTGGGCGACCGCCCGCAGACTGCTCGTCGAGGACCGGCTCGGCACGACGGTCCTCCAGCACGTCGGCCACGAGGACAACGTCCGCGCGATCATGCGGCACCGCGCCCACACCGGCGGCTCCGACGGCATCCTCCAGGGCGACAAGCCGCACCCGCGGGCGTACGGCACGTTCCCGCGCTATCTCGGCCACTACGTCCGCGAGTCGGGCGTCCTGACGCTGGAGGAGTGCGTCGCCCACCTGACCGGGCGCCCCGCGGCCCGGCTGAGGCTGCCGGACCGCGGGCTGGTGCGCGAGGGACACCGGGCGGACCTGGTCCTGTTCGACCCGGACACGGTCGCGCCCGGTGCCACCTTCGCCGCTCCCCGTACGCTGCCGACGGGGATCCCGTACGTCATGGTCGACGGCAGGTTCGCCGTCGAGGACGGGCGGCGCACGGACGTCCTCGCCGGACGGGCGGTCCGCCGCACTCCTGTGTGACCGCCCGCCCCGCGCGGGGGCGCCGCTCCGTTACGGCCGGGGCAGGACGCAGCCGGAGGCGTTCAGGTCCAGCTTGTTGCCCGTGGTGAAGCAGGCCGGGATCTCGTACGTCTCCTGGGCGTAGTTGATGCCCTGGTGGATGGTGACGTTGCCGTTCTCGTCGACCTCGCACGGGTTGTCCACCGTGCAGCGCTCGCCGTCCTCGTTGCCGGTGTTGTTGACGGCGACCACGTTGCCGGTGGCCGTGTCGACCACCGGGGAGCCGGAGGTGCCGCCGATGGTGTCGCAGGCGGACGTGTAGCGGACCGAGTCCTTGAAGGTCCAGTCGCCCTCCCGCAGTTCGTACACGAACTGGTCGATGTTGCAGCTGTACGTGCGCTTCCAGTAGCCCGAGATGACCTTGATGGCGGTGCCGGCGGCCGGGTGGGTGTCGGCGACCGTCAGCGGGCTGATGCCGTACGTGCTCTTGATCTGCGCGTAGGTGCGGGTGAGGCGGTAGATCGTGACGTCCGTGTCGGTCATGGTCGAGTAGACGACCTGGTTGGCGCGGAGCGTGCCGAGCCGGGAGCCCGAGGAACTGAGCAGGGTGAAGCTGCGGCTGGAGCGCTGGCCGGTGATGACCTCGCCGGGGCCGGGCATGCCCGTCTCCAGGCAGTGGCCGTTGGTCATCACGAGCGCCGGGTCGCTGTCCGCGGAACGGGGGAAGCGGATGACGGATCCGGAGCAGTTGCTGAGCGCGACGGTGCCGGCGAAGCCGAGCGCCTTGACGTGCGGGGCCGTGGTGTGCGGCGCCGCGGCGGCCGGGGTGACGCCGGCCTGGGTGACGCCGGCCTGAGTCGTGCCGGACGGTGCCGCGACCGCCGGAGCCGCGCCGAACCCGGCGATCGCCAGGGCCGAGAGCGCGGCCACGAGAGGCTTGTTCATGTGGGGGTCCCCTCTGCAGACTGAGCGGCCGGAGATCTTCCGGCCGCCGTCTTGTCATGAGCATTCTCATGAGAGGGAGGTCCCTGGGCAAGGAGGCGGCACCGTGGGGTTTGCCGGACCGCGTCGGCACAGTCGGGTCAACCGGCCTGCTTCCAGGCCGCGTTGACGGAGGGCTACCAGGGCTTCTTCGTCGCTCCCCGGCCGTGCCCCCGGCCGCCGGGGCGCCAGGACGAGGACACGCCCGGCTGGGCCGTCGAGTCCGTGGGCACGGGCGCGGTCGAGGACGCGGCGGCCGTGGGCGTGACCGCCCCGGCGGGAGCGGTGGACCGCCCGGGGGCGGGGCCGGACGCCGAGGCGGTGGCCGTGGCCGCGCCCGTGGCCGACGGGACGGTGGCGGGCGGGGGCGTGGCGGCGGCTCCGTCGGCGGCGGCGGTCGCCGTGGCCGACGCGGTGGGGTCGCCGGGCCGGGTGGCCGTGCTGTCCCCGGAGGCGGGTCCGTCGCCGGTGCGGCCGCTGCCGGCCGGGGAGCCGGAGCCCGACAGGCCCGCGATCAGCGCGCCCGCGCACACCACGCCGCCGAGGACCCCGGCCACGAGCGCCACTCGCCGGCGTCCGCCCCGCTGCGGCTGCCGACGCCGGCCCCGGCCCCGGCTTCCGCCTCCGCCTCCGCTTCGACGGAGTTCGACACGGCCGGGACCGGCGGCGTCCGGGCCCGGCGCAGGCGCGGGTACCGCTACGGGTGCGGGTCCCGTCTCGGGCACCGCAGGAAGCTCGCGCGTGTCCCCCGGCTGCCCCGGGTACCCCGAGCCGCCCGACGGGTCGTACGCGTTCTGCCAGCCGTGGGCGGCGGCCGGGTCGGCGTACTCGTCGTAGGCCGGGGTGTCGGCCGCCTGCGGGTGGTACACGTTCGGCGGACCGCCGGGCTCACCGCCCGCCCCGTGCGCGCCGTACGCCCCCGCCCCGTACTCGCGTTCGGTGTACATGGCCGCGAATTCTAGGTACGCAAGTGACTCCTGAGACAGTCATCGGCGATATCCACGCAAACCGCCGTGTCTCACGTGTCGGAAAACACGGCCCATGAGGCGGTACCGGGTCGTAAGCTCACGGACATGCAGGTGATCCAGTCGACGAAGCTCGCGAACGTCTGTTACGAGATCCGCGGCCCGGTGCTCGAAGAGGCGATGCGGCTGGAGGCGGCAGGGCACCGCATCCTGAAGCTCAATACCGGCAACCCGGCCGCCTTCGGCTTCGAGTGCCCCCCGGAGATCCTGGAGGACGTCCTCCGCAACGTCTCCACGGCGCACGGCTACGGCGACGCGAAGGGCCTGCTGGCCGCCCGCCGCGCGGTGGTCATGCACAACCAGACCCTCGGGATCGAGACGGACGTCGAGCACGTCTACATCGGCAACGGCGTCTCCGAGCTGATCGTGATGGCCATGCAGGGCCTGCTCGACGACGGTGACGAGGTCCTCGTGCCGTCCCCGGACTACCCGCTGTGGACGGCGGCCGTCTCCCTGTCCGGCGGCACGGCCGTGCACTACCGCTGCGACGAGCAGTCCGACTGGATGCCCGACCTCGCCGACGTGGAGCGCAAGGTCACCGACCGCACCAAGGCGATCGTCATCATCAACCCGAACAACCCCACCGGCGCGGTCTACGACGAGGCCGTGCTGAAGGGGCTGACGGACATCGCCCGCCGGCACAACCTGCTGGTCTGCTCGGACGAGATCTACGACAAGATCCTCTACGACGGCGCCACGCACACCCCGACCGCCAAGGTCGCCCCGGACCTGCTCACGCTCACGTTCAACGGCATGTCCAAGGCGTACCGGGTGGCCGGCTACCGGGTCGGCTGGATGTCGATCTCCGGTCCCCGCGCGCACGCCGACTCCTATATCGAGGGCCTGACGATCCTGGCGAACATGCGGCTGTGCGCCAACATGCCGGGACAGCACGGCGTGGTGGCCGCCCTGAGCGGCCGGCAGTCGATCAAGGACCTGGTCCTGCCGGGCGGCCGACTGAAGGAGCAGCGGGACGTCGCCCACGAACTGCTCACCCAGATCCCGGGCGTGACCTGCGTACGGCCGAAGGGGGCGCTGTATCTGTTCCCGCGGCTGGACCCGAAGGTCTTCAAGATCAAGGACGACCGGCGGATGGTGCTGGACCTGCTGCGCCAGGAGAAGATCATGGTCGTCCAGGGCACGGGCTTCAACTGGAGCGAGCCCGACCACTTCCGCGTGGTCACCCTGCCCTCGGTCGGTGACCTCAGGGACGCCATCACCCGGATCGGCAGCTTCCTGGACGGGTACGGGCAGCCGTAAACCCCCATGCCGTGTGACACAGAGCACACGAACCGACCGCTTCCGTGACTCGACTCAAACTTTAGACGAATTCCAAGCTAGGATGGCTTCCTGTCAGCGCACAGGAGGCCATCCCATGTACGAACCGATCCGCACCAAGTCGGTCCACAGCACGATGGCCGGCACGCCCTCGGACTTTCCCCACCGCTCGCGCGAGGAGGAGCTGGACATCCAGCTCGCCGGACACCTCGCGGCGCTGCTCGCCGTGACCGACGAACTGCGCGCCCACACGCGGTCCGCCGAACTGGACACGGCCGCCGAGCGCCTCGCCGGGCAGGTGGCCCGGCTGCGCGGGGGACGGCCCCCGCTGCGGGCCACGCCCGCCGCCGCCGGCGCACCCGCCGACGTCCTGCACGAGCGGGCGCACGCGCTCGCCGGCCGCGCGCTGGTGGTCGCGGCGTCCCGCGCGGACACGGCCGTGGCGATCCTCGCCGCCGAGCGGATGGACGCGCACAGCGCGGCGCTGGCCGCCGGCCCGAAGGCACTGAGCACGACCCCCTGACCCCGCCCCGGGTCCCCGAGACGGCCCCGGTCCGCGCGCACCCGCAGAGCCGCGCGGACCGGGCGCCACACACCTCCACCCCGCCGCCGCTCACAACTCTGCCGCGCCGGCCCCCCTGAATCCGCCGCGACGGCGCTCACCCCCACGCAGCGGCCCGGCGGTGCCGAACCGTCCGCGGCCGACAGCCGCACCGAACCACCCCGTGGGCGATGGCGGTACCCGAACCGGCCCGCGGGCGAACGGAAAGGCCGGCCCCCCTGCCAGGGGAACCGGCCGAACCCGCGGAGCGAACCGCGGCCGGCCGTGACGATCGCTGGTCAGGGCTCCCGACCGGCCGCGGTGTCTGTGAGGTGAACGGGCGGGCTGCCCGCGCGGGCGCTCAGCCCAGGCGCTGCACCAGCGCCCGGTACTGGTCCCACAGCTCCTTCGGAGCGTGGTCGCCGAAGGTGTTGAGGTGCTCGGGGACCAGCGCGGCCTCCTCGCGCCAGACCTCCTTGTCGACCGTGAGCAGGAAGTCCAGGTCGGAGTCGGACAGTTCCAGACCGTTGGTGTCGAGGGACTCCTTGGTCGGCAGGATGCCGATCGGCGTCTCGACGCCCTCGGCCTTGCCGTCCAGGCGCTCCACGATCCACTTCAGGACACGGGAGTTCTCGCCGAAGCCCGGCCAGACGAACTTGCCCTCGTCGTTCTTGCGGAACCAGTTGACGTAGTAGATCTTCGGCAGCTTCGCCTGGTCCTTGTCGGCGCCGACCTCGATCCAGTGGCCCATGTAGTCGCCCATGTTGTAGCCGCAGAACGGCAGCATGGCGAACGGGTCGCGGCGC
Coding sequences within it:
- a CDS encoding gluconate:H+ symporter, whose product is MPLPLPLAAAPAPPAPPHTGGLLLLVDGTPGLLTVAALGIALLLYLIIKVRLQPFVALLAVSITVGLLAGLSVTELFGTVQRSDAVSTIESGMGGILGHVAIIIGLGTMLGAILEVSGGAEVLASRLLGLFGERRAPLAMGLTGLIFGIPVFFDVGIFVLAPIVYAAAKRSGRSILLYCLPLLAGLSMTHAFLPPHPGPVAAAGLLHVQLGWIVLMGVVCGLPAVLAAWAYAAWIGKRIHVDVPQDMVEAAAEAKRAVRAEQRGTAGEPGESGEAGPGERQERPVPLSVVLGIIGTPLVLILAATFSSVALAPSTTRSVLEFAGHPFVALTLALLLAYYLLGIRRGWSRKSLETVSTASLKPVGNILLVVGAGGVFGAVLKASGVAQALSDTFHGVGLPVLVLSYLISLVLRVAQGSATVAIVTTAGIVAPLLSEGHHSQAYAALVIMAVSAGSIFASHVNDGGFWMVAKYFGISERDTLKTWTVLESVLSVAGFAVAAVVSVFV
- a CDS encoding RidA family protein, translated to MTDATPEPARTVKVALTPSTHTTPPAKFSHGVRKGNLLQVAGQVGFLPAEEGRPPTPAGPTLREQTPQTLANVRAILEEGGATWDDVMMIRVYLTDVDHFAEMNDIYNRYFEEQGLTQPPAARTTVYVGLPAGLLIEIDALAVLG
- a CDS encoding IclR family transcriptional regulator, which codes for MSQTVDRALSILPLLAEGPADLGQVADRLGVHKSTALRLLRTLHEHGLVYRQSDQRYRLGARLFALAQEAMENLDVREIAHPHLARLNDRCGHTVHLAVYEEGEVLYIDKVESRYPVRMYSRIGKPVAITVAAVAKLLLADLPEPERRAVAEKLDYPTYTPRSTPNAAAFLRELAQVSEQGWATDLGGHEESINCVAAPVRGADGRVVAAMSVSAPNVVVTAEELLTLLPQVRRTADEISGEYSGRTPVRNPE
- a CDS encoding alanine racemase; translation: MRSTHTTAVALARLAGERVGHRFKGLPPDAAGLTVGELAAQRRNLFDPASGFTTPVLALSAERLEHNLALMESYATRHGLTFAPHGKTSMAPRLFHRQIEHGAWGITLAVPHQVRVAREFGIQRVFLGNELVDAAALRWIAGELAADPEFRFVCYVDSVRGVELMDAALHGAARPVDVVVELGAGEGARTGVRTEAEAAAVADAVAGVETLRLVGVAGYEAQVPGAGPESVRGWLERLVALAVEFDKAGRFAGAGEIVVSAGGSEWFDVVADVFAGIPAMSLPVLKLLRSGAYVSHDDLHYRRLTPFNRVPEEGALEPAFRLWAQVVSRPSPSQAFVNAGKRDAAYDLGDPVAQVVRRDGTERPATGIEVTAFSDQHLWLGTAPEADVEVGDWVGFGLSHPCTIFDKWQLIPLAEADGTVVDYIRTFF
- a CDS encoding D-aminoacylase, which produces MEELVIRDADVVDGSGGYSYRADVVVDRGRIVSIVKEAAAAGCLRPKAMRELDAEGLVLAPGFIDMHAHSDLALLRDPDHSAKLAQGVTLEVLGQDGLSYAPVDDRTREEVRRAITGWNGYGDDLDLDWRSVGEYLDRLDHGFDGRGIAVNAAYLVPQGTVRALAVGWEDRPATARELDRMRQLVAEGLEQGAVGLSSGLTYTPGMYADDAELTELCRVVAGYGGYYCPHHRSYGAGALEAYAEMVELTRKAGCPLHLAHATMNFRVNEGRAADLLALLDEALDTGADITLDTYPYTPGCTTLAALLPSWASEGGPERVLARLTDPATAERIRHDLEETGSDGCHGVPVEWETVEISGVSDPALADVVGRTVQEAARSRGEAPWATARRLLVEDRLGTTVLQHVGHEDNVRAIMRHRAHTGGSDGILQGDKPHPRAYGTFPRYLGHYVRESGVLTLEECVAHLTGRPAARLRLPDRGLVREGHRADLVLFDPDTVAPGATFAAPRTLPTGIPYVMVDGRFAVEDGRRTDVLAGRAVRRTPV
- a CDS encoding serine protease yields the protein MNKPLVAALSALAIAGFGAAPAVAAPSGTTQAGVTQAGVTPAAAAPHTTAPHVKALGFAGTVALSNCSGSVIRFPRSADSDPALVMTNGHCLETGMPGPGEVITGQRSSRSFTLLSSSGSRLGTLRANQVVYSTMTDTDVTIYRLTRTYAQIKSTYGISPLTVADTHPAAGTAIKVISGYWKRTYSCNIDQFVYELREGDWTFKDSVRYTSACDTIGGTSGSPVVDTATGNVVAVNNTGNEDGERCTVDNPCEVDENGNVTIHQGINYAQETYEIPACFTTGNKLDLNASGCVLPRP
- a CDS encoding pyridoxal phosphate-dependent aminotransferase, with the protein product MQVIQSTKLANVCYEIRGPVLEEAMRLEAAGHRILKLNTGNPAAFGFECPPEILEDVLRNVSTAHGYGDAKGLLAARRAVVMHNQTLGIETDVEHVYIGNGVSELIVMAMQGLLDDGDEVLVPSPDYPLWTAAVSLSGGTAVHYRCDEQSDWMPDLADVERKVTDRTKAIVIINPNNPTGAVYDEAVLKGLTDIARRHNLLVCSDEIYDKILYDGATHTPTAKVAPDLLTLTFNGMSKAYRVAGYRVGWMSISGPRAHADSYIEGLTILANMRLCANMPGQHGVVAALSGRQSIKDLVLPGGRLKEQRDVAHELLTQIPGVTCVRPKGALYLFPRLDPKVFKIKDDRRMVLDLLRQEKIMVVQGTGFNWSEPDHFRVVTLPSVGDLRDAITRIGSFLDGYGQP